The genomic window CCACCCGGTCATAGCTCCCACGGTGCTCGGCACTTTGCCCTAGTGTCTCGGCGCGGCCCACCTGCGGGGTGACGTTGGAGAGGCCCAGTTCAGCGGCGGTCTCGCGCACGAAATCGATTTTCTTGCGAATGGAATCGAGCGGGGTCAGCCGCAGCTCGGGGCGCAGGATGGCGAGCGGCAGCGCCGGAAAGCCCGCGCCGGTGCCGAGGTCAAGCGTCTTCCACTCGCCGTCCAAATGACCGCCGCGCAGGGTGGTCAGCGAGTCCACGAAGTGCTTGAGCACGATGTCCTCTTCCGTCTTCAGGGCGGTGAGGTTGAGCCGCTCATTGCCCGCGCGCAAGAGCGCCAGCAGCCGGGCAAACTGCTCCTCGTGCGGGGCCACGTCCAGGCCCAGGTCGTCGGCCCCGCGCCGCAGCAGTTCGCGGCCCGCCGGGGTCAGTGCGTCGGGAATCACAGGCCATACCTCCGTTTCATGTCCTGGTAGCGCTCGTAGGCGTGCTCGTCGGTCTGCT from Deinococcus radiodurans R1 = ATCC 13939 = DSM 20539 includes these protein-coding regions:
- the rsmG gene encoding 16S rRNA (guanine(527)-N(7))-methyltransferase RsmG; this translates as MIPDALTPAGRELLRRGADDLGLDVAPHEEQFARLLALLRAGNERLNLTALKTEEDIVLKHFVDSLTTLRGGHLDGEWKTLDLGTGAGFPALPLAILRPELRLTPLDSIRKKIDFVRETAAELGLSNVTPQVGRAETLGQSAEHRGSYDRVVARAVAALPVLAELALPLLRVGGVFVAQKGPLSEEELDAGRRAAGEVGGRIIEVDPFTLPVSGDARTLIVLEKQRPTPAKYPRREGVPTHQPLFWKAKEQSR